In the genome of Ensifer sp. WSM1721, the window AGCACATAGCCGAAAATCGGCTCGTAAGGGTACTCGAAGACTGGTGCCCGTATTATGGCGGTTTCCATCTCTATTACCCCAGCCGGAGGCAGATGCCCGCCGCGTTGCGCGCCTTCGTCGATTTTCTGAAGGCGGCGAACCTGCGGCCGCGGCGCGAATCCGGGGACCGACTTGGTTCGCCCTGAGGAGCGGCATCGTTTATGATGGCGTGCTGCACGTCTGATCGGAAGGTCTACCGTGGCACTTCAAAGCCAGATCGGAACAAAGGCCCGGGGGGCCCCGGCGCCGGCGGACCGCGCGCCGTTTCCTCATCCAGCTATCGCCGATGATGCCTGCCACTTAATCGGCGCGCATGACGCGGATTGCGGGAGCCTGTCCGGCGTTTCCGCGTCTTTCCTCCTGCCGACCGTTTCTCGTTCGCAGAATGCCGGTGATGCCCCGTCGGAAACCCGTTTCGGCTCCGGGCTCGGCTGCTTGCCTGTAAAGCCACCACCCCTGATCAGGAGCACGCTGAAGAGCGACGCGATCATCAGCGCAATGACGATCAGAAGCAGCCTGTTCATGATCGCCGTATGGATGATGCGGAATAGGCTGGGCTTGGTCATTTTTGGGTACCACGGAGAGCTTTCGTCCTCGCCGGGCCGACTGCTGCCGCTCACCGAGAGCAGCATACACCCAAATGATATGTTTGACGCGGATCGAAGCGGTCCATGCCGAAGCGGCAAGGACCCAACCCCGATAGTGGCGGCTCCATGAATTGCTCTTCGCGAATTTTGCGTAATCCGGCCACGACGTCTCCGGTAAGAAAGCATCGCCTCCCGACCGGCCTGCGTTCCACTTCGACTTTGAACGCGGGCGCGGCTAATTAGGAACGAAGGCTCGACGGCGCCGGCCCTTAAAACCGCACCACCAGACCCAGGATCGGCCCCTGCTGCACGACGTCGAACACGAAACCGTCGTCGCTGTAGTCCACCCCGAGGGCGCGGTAGCCGGCGACAGCCGAGACCGTATCGCTGAACCGGTAGCCGACCGCCGCGGCGACATCCCAGTCGAGGTCGGCACCACCGGCACCGACAAGGCCCCAGCCCGTCAGGTAGATTTCCGGCGTGATCGAGTAGGTGCCGCGGAAACCGGCCAACCCGTCCACCCAGGTCGCGTCATCCGTTCTGGAACGCCCGTCGAGAATGCCGCCGCGGAAGGAGAGCTCGCTTTCGACCGACCACAGGCGCAGGCCACCGACGATATCGAGCCGCGCGGAACTGTCCTCGAAGACCGCGTAACCGGCGCCGAGCAGACTGGCGAAGGTCTCGGAGGTCAGTTCGACATCGGTTGCAAGAATGCCCCTCGGTGTGCCGGCCTGACCGGAAATCTTGGTATACATGACATCGCCGAAAATGCTGTAGGGGCCATAGCGAGCTTCGCCGATCGCCATCGCCCCGAAATCGAGATGGTCGAAGATGTCGCTGAAGCTAGCGTCGACATGGGCTTCCGGCAGCCCGAACTGCGCAACGTCGCCCGACAGTCCCGCCGCCCAGAAGTAAGGCGCGAACGAGAAGGTCCAACCGCTCTCGGTCGTCGTCTCTTGAAGCTCCGGCGTCAACGGTGAACGGATATCCGCGGCCATGGCGCCGCCGGCGGCAAGAAGGCTTCCGACGAATGTCAGAGCTCGAATGAGGCGAGACGTCATCTTTTCCCCCGATAGATCTGTTGCACCGTCAGTGACTCACTTTGACTTCATCATGACCGAGTGCCCTCGTTTGACCAGACACTTTTTGACACGCATGGTTAGAAGCAATTACCGAGTGCAACTTGCGGCCTTGACCTCATTTCTGCCGTTGCACGCGGCGTCGGTTGTGGTTCCCGCTGCCTGACCCGCAGGCCCGACAAGCGCCTCGACATGGTGGGCGTAGTTTTGCCTGGTATTCTGGTCGACGATTGCCGCCGGAGCGGCAACGACCAGACCCGCTGTGGTCCCGACCGCATGCGCGGCGCCGGCGGTCGCCGCCACGATGTGATCGCCAAGCCCCAGACGGCTGTCGGTCAAAGTCTGACCGGCCGACAGGCGTGTACCGATCAGTTGGACGATCTCGGGCGATTCCGCGAATTTGCTGTGGTGCAGCCTGTCGCCCGCCTGGATCTTGGTGAGGTCGATGACCGTGATGTTGTTCGCCGCCAGTTCTTCCCTATAGGGAGACTGCTCCGGATCGATCGCGCCGAGCCGCGAGACATTGCCCCAGACGCGTCGCGACACCGCCAGCGCGCGATCGTCGCGCGAGACGAAAAGCGTGAAGCGCGGGCGTTGCTTTCCCATGTCGGCGATCTGCGACCGAAAGACGTCCACATCGACATCGGGCGCCGCCAGCATGACATTCTTGAACTTGGCCGGCAGCCCGTCGTTGCGGATGGCCATCTGGCGCAAGGATTCGAGCGCCAGCCAGTTGCCCATCGAATGCGCGAGGATCGAAACCTCCTTCACCTCCGGGTCGCGCGCCAGATACTGGAACAGCCTTTCGACCGCATTGCGCGTATAGTTCGTGCTCTCCCGATCATAGCCATAGGCAAGCAGGCTGCCGCGCGACGGCCATGTCGCCAGTACCGGGGTGCTGTGCGCGCCCGAGTCGTGGACAATCTGGGCGAAGCGGAAGACGGCATCCTCGAAATGATTGTTGAAGCCGTGGATGAAGACGAGGACGCTGCGGTCCGGGCTCTTGCGCACGGCATTGCTCAGCCACCGCTCGGCCGCAGCCCGATCGACCTGCTCAGCCTTGACCGTTGCGAAATCCGTTGACGGATTGGGCGGAAGCCTGCGCGGCCAGGCGACTTCGCCGGCCTTTCTCACACCTGTAGGTGGGACCGATACGGTGATGTCGGCGAAGGCGGGCTCCAGCGCACGCTCGCCGCTGAACATCTCGCCGGGATTTTCCGATCGATCCCGCGTGGTCGCAACCAGCATCTCGACCTGGCTGGCGGCCGGTGAGGCCGCTACCGGTTGAAGCACGCCCGTCGGGCGGCTGGCGCAAGCTGCCAACAGGGACGTGACGAGAACAACGACCGCCAGCGCGCCAAAACCGCGTCCCGCAGGATGACCGAAGGAGGGGTGGACGGTGGACCTGTGCTTCATAGGCGCACAAGTCCGTTCTTGTTAGACGCGCAAGCTGAAAGCTGCCCAAGTGTCATCTTGATATCCCGGGTTGGCGGTGGCGGTCGCCGTAATTTACGACTATCACGTGTATCTTCAGCGGACCAGACCTTTGGCGCAGCAAATGGCGGCGACGCCCGACGAGCGAATGGCGGCAGGAGGCATCGACTAAGGGCATCGATACCCGACGACGTTTCCGGAAGCATCCTGGACGGGTACGCATGCCGGCGCATAGTAGGTCGCCGCTGCAGCGCCCGCGTAGACGGCGCGCCGTGTCGTGCGGCGCGCGACACCGGCGTAGCTGACGGGCGTCAATGGCCTTCCGATCCTTGCCTCCGCCTTCGATATCAATCCGCTTGGTGCCCCAGCGGGAATCGTCCCGTCCCAGACGAGCGCGAATACGCCGGCAGCAGTTGCGAACACGAGCGTTGCCGTTTTGCGGATATCCATTGTCATTGCTCCTTCATCGCTTCTGCCGGGGGCGGCAGTTCGCCGATATCGGCCAGTGCCGTGACGTCGACAGACGTTGCGCCTGCAGGTGGTTCAAAGGTGAATGCCTTTGCGTCGAGCGGCGTCTCCGCATCCCATGCCTTGATCCGTAAGGTATATTGAGGCGCCGCGGCGAGGGTCTTGCTGGTGATGACGTACTTCCGCGGGATGGGCGCGCTTCCGCGCTCCACCCAGAGCTGCCAGTCCGTCTCCTGATTGCGGAAGGCAAGATGCTCGCACTCGACGCCATCCACTACACCGTGGCCGATATATTTGGCCTCGATCACACCGGCGACGAGTTCGTCATAGAGGTTGGATAGAAGCAGGTCCGCTCCCGGCAATTCAATATAGTGTTCGGTTCTCAGCCGATCGATCATCTGGTCGATCGACCCTCTTGCATCGAGTTGTGCGAAGGTATTGCTGTCCTTGCCGAGCACGGTCGCGGTCTTTCCGTCGAAAACAAGTTCGACGTCCGTATACCCCCCGGTCCGTGTCGCCCGCAGTTTGTCGGGTCGGCTCAGTTTCAGATCGCCCGAGGAGGCGAACTGAAGCTTTTCCAGGTGCGGCGTGATCACCTCGATATCGACGTCATACTGCAACTGGATGTGCTGTTGGCTGGTGACGTAGTCCGACATCGCCTTCAAAATTTGTTTTGCGTCCTCGCCCTCGGCCAGTGCAGGGGATGAGACCGCAAGAGCGACGAGGAATGTCAATGATGCCAGCCGCGCCCTCTTCGGCCGGGCAGTCGATGGTGGGCCATTCGATCGCGAGTTGTTCATGCGTACGTCCTCTTCATCGTCTGGACCGCGTTTTCTCTGCGACTTCTAGTATGAAGAGGGGCTGAGCACATGTAGCATCGCGTAACGTCTATCGACGTGAGCACCCGCAAATGCGGGAAATCGCCCCTCGCTTGTGCGGACTTAGCGGACAGTCAGGCCTGCCTTTTCCAACCCGTCCAGGAAGTGGGCCTGGTCCTCGGGCCGATGGATGCGCATCGCCACCTCGCGGCGGATATTCTTGAGAAGGCCCATCGCATTGGCCTCGATCCATTGACGCTCCCGGGCCACCTCCTCCGTCTTTTCAAGTTGTCCGAGAATGGCCGCGACGATGAAATGATAGAGCGGATTGATCTGCACGTCGGCCGCCCGGATCCATTGCTCTGCGGCGACATAGTCCTCCTGCATGTAGGAGCAGAGGGCGAGCGAGGTCTCGAAATAGCCGAGCGGACCCGGATTTCTGCCGACAGCTTCCGCGACGAGCGCACAGCCGCGCTTCCATTCGCCTGAAAGAGCAAGCCGAATCCCATATTCCGCACTGAGCTCGGGATCGTTCGGATTCGTTGCCAGCGCGCGCGAGCCGATCTTCAATGCAGTCTCGACGTCACCGCGGAAGAAGAAGGCGAGCATCTCGGCCTGGAGCCCGCGCACGTTCTGCGGATCGAGTTCGACGGCGCGTCTGGCCGCACCGATGGCAAGGTCGAGCGGCGGGGGAGAGGGAGCGTCGAGGCGGTAGCGGAACCGCAACTGGTCGATGTAGGTGAGCGAAAGCAGCGCCCAAGCGGTCGCATAACCGGGAAATCTTTCGACTGCCCGCTTGAGGCAGCCCTGAACCGCAGCATGAGTCTGCGGATTGAGATCGGCACGATAGCCATAATAGGCCAAGGTGCATTGATAGGCTTCCCAGTCGTCCGGCGGCATGTTGGCCGCCTTCGATGCATCCGCTCGGAAAATGACCCCATAGGGATGAGCCAGGGCCGTGGCCACCGCGCGCGCCACATTGGTTTCGAGGTCAAGGAGGCTGCGAACCTGAAGGCTCTCGCTATAACTTTCGGCCCACAAGACCGAACCGTCGTCGCGTTTGACGAGGCGGGTTGCAAGGCGAAGCTTGTCACCGTCGAGCCGCACGCCACCCGAGAGGGCATAGCGCGCCGCCATGGCGTCGCCGCTCGAGGGCGTTTGCCCCGATGTCTCGGGTGGGTGGCCGGCAATCACGACGATCTCCTTGAACTTGGAGATCTGTTCGATGACCTTGTCGGTCAAACCTCTCGCGACGATGTCCGAACTACCGGTCCGCGACAGATCCTCGAACGGCAGCACAATCAGTCGCGGCACATCCGGCACCGCCCGCACGATGTCTGCCGAGTTCATGGGGGCGTCGGCCAACTCGTCGGTTCTCAAGAAGCTGTACAGTACACTGAATACGAGAATGAGGATGCCGGCGGCGAGAAGGATCGGTTTCCAACGCCCTACCCGATGCTCGCTATGCTCTTCTGTTTTGCCCTGCGCGTTTCCTTCCGGGAACGGGCCGCGATCATTCCGACTGAAAGCAGGAACATACGCTCCCTTCGGCATGGTGATGCGGATCGGGTCGCTCTGGCCCGCAATCAGGTAGTAACGTTCAAGCGCTCTCCTGATGCGTCCGGCTTCTATTCGAACGACGGGATCGCTCTGCGCATCGAACGACGAGTCACGGCCAAAGACCTCCACCGCGATCGAATAGGCCTTTATTCGATCCCCTCGCCCGGCGAAGGCTTCCTCCACGACATAGGAGAGAAACCTGCGCGCCCGTTCCGGCACGTCGAATTCCGGACTCGTCTGAATCCGCTGCAATTGCGCGCGTATTTCGGACTCCGGCAGCGGCGGTGTCGCCGCCTGGTCGATTTCGACTGAACGGGTCTGGACCATTGCCTTGCCCCCCACAGGCCGCAGCGGTGCATTGCCTGCCGCTTGTTCCTGTTTGCTCGCGTAAATTACATCCCTGCATTGATCTAAAGCAATATGATCCCAATCAAATTATTCCAGGTTGCAAAGGCTACTCGAAAATGGGGCGGCGATCGGAGAGCAGTGGTGCCGAGAGTGGCTTGCAAGTTGGCACTCGGCAACCGGTTGGGAAGGCCTGCCAACGATCGGTGGGCGTCATTTCGTCGCTTACATCGACTGAACTCAGTGCCTGCGTCGAAACTCAATTTTTTGCTGGAGGGATAAAATGTGTATTACGCGTCGTGACTTGACGGCGGCCGGTCTTGGGGCGCTTGCGGCTGGGTCTCTTGGTACGCCGGCGATGGCCGGAGAAGCGTTGGTAGCAGATTTGCCGGAAGGACTCGATGAGTTCGCGCTGGCTGTCGAGGCCTATATTTATGCATATCCTCTGGTGACAATGGAAATGACCAGGCGCGTGATTACCAATGTCGCCGAGGCGAAGGGAAGCCGGGGCCCTATGGGGCATCTGATCAAGTTGCGCCAGTATCCGGACGCCAAGTTCCGGGACGTGACGGCGCCCAATGCCGATACCCTCTATACCACCGCGTTCTTTGACGTGGGGGATGAGCCTTGGGTGGTCAGCCTGCCGGATATGAAAGACCGCTATGCCCTGTTTCCGATGCTGGATGGCTGGACGACAGTGTTCGACGTTCCCGGAAAACGCACCACGGGCACGGGCGCACAGACGTTCGTGGTTACCGGCCCAGGTTGGGAGGGGACGCTCCCGGAGGGTGTGATCCAATATAAGTCTCCGACGAGCATCGTTTGGCTGCTTGGACGCATTTACTGCACAGGCACCCCGGAGGACTACGCCGAAGTTCATACGCTGCAGGATGAAGTGAAGCTCTCCCCCTTAAGCGCATGGGGGAAGGACTGGACTCCACCCAAGGGCAAGGTCGATCCGGCGATCGACATGAAGACTGCCGTTCGCGAGCAAGTCAACAACATGGACGCCATCGAGTACTTCACCCTCTTCGCCGAGCTCCTGAAAAGAAATCCACCGACCGATGCGGATGTGCCCATGGTCGCCAAGCTCGCCGAACTTGGTATCGTTCCTGGCCAGGACTTCGACAAGACCAAGTTCGATCCGGCGTTCGTGAAGCGCGTGCCGCAGCTCGGTTTCGCACGCATCATGATGCATTTCAAATTCAGCGACGGCGACGTGAAGGAAATTGATGGCTGGGGCTTCACGACGAAGACCGGTATCTACGGCACCAACTATATCCAGCGTGCCCTTGTTACCGCGATCGGTCTCGGAGCAAACCGACCCCAGGATGCGATCTACCCGACCTCGCTGAAGTCCGACAGCGGTGTGATCAAGCGGGCATATAACGGGTCCGAGAAATACGTCCTGACGTTCAAGAAAGGGCTTACGCCGCCCGTTTCGGGTTTCTGGTCATTGACCATGTATGATGCGGACTACTTCTTTGTCGATAATCCGCTCAATCGTTACTCGATCAGCGCACGGGAGCCACTCAAGGCAAATCCGGACGGCTCGATCGACCTGTTGATCCAGCACGACTCACCGGGAGCGGACAAGGAATCGAATTGGCTGCCGGCGCCCAAGGAAAAATTCATCCTGATGATGCGCCTCTACTGGCCCAACGAGAGCAATCCCTCGATCATTGATGGTTCTTGGACGATACCGCCTGTGAAAAAGGTGAGTTGATATCTGTATGGGCGTGGATGCAGGCCGCGACGGCTTCGGCTCGTGGCGGCTTTCGTCTAGCCCCCCGCAGTGCCCCCCACCGGGTCGCCGCAGGTTCGTTGGCTGCCGCCTGTTCCTGTTTGCTCACGTAAATTACATCCCTGCATTGATCCAAAGCAATATGATCTCCCGCCAATAGTTCCGGGGTTCTCGAAGAATGGGTACGCGGTCGGAAGGCGCAGTGGGGAGGAACGGATTGCAATCGGCCACGCGCTGGTTTCCGGCGCGAGGTCCTGAGATTGAGACGCTGCTTGCACGCGACGAGAACTTTCGCGGGCTGTGCGACGATCTAGCCGCCGCCGAGGAGGCTCTCGCAGCAGCCGAGCAGCTGCCGGAAAACCTCCGTACGCCGCGACGCCGCGAATACGAGGAACTCATCAAGGACCTCGCCGAAGAGATTGCCGAGGCGCTGGAGCGAGCGAACATCTTCCCGATCTCCCGATCGCCAAAGTACTAACTGGATGGTGTCATGAAGCTGCTGAGGGAACCTCTCTTCCATTTCGCCATCGGGGGCCTTGCCCTCTTTGCCGCCTACGCCTGGCTGAACGACGACACTGCGGCAAGCGACCGGCCGGAGATCAGGATCAGTGACGGACATCTGCGTTGGGTCTCCGAGACCTGGTCCAGTCAATGGCGCCGCACGCCCTCCAACGACGAACTGCGCGGTCTCGTCGCCGAGTTGGTAAAGGAAGAGTTGCTGGCGCGAGAAGCCCGCGCCCTGGGCCTCGACCAGGACGATACGGTCATTCGGCGCAGACTGGCACAAAAGCTAACCTTCCTGATCGAGGACGCCGCACGCATCGCCGAACCGAAGGAAGACGATCTGCGCCAGTTCTACGATGCCCATCCCGACATGTTCCGCCAGGAAGCGCGTGTGTCTTTCGATCACGTCTTCTTCAGCGGCTCGAAACGGCCCGACGCGGCAGCCGACGCGCGCCGCGTGCTCGCCGCATCGGACGGCCCCGACGAAACGGCACTCATCGATCAAGGGGATCAGTGGCTTGCTGCCGCGCGATTGGAGGCCGGCAAGGAAAGCGACATCGCCGCACAGTTCGGCCCTGCCTTCGCCCGCGCGGTCGTCACGCTGCCGGCGGGCGAATGGATGGGCCCGATCGAATCCGCCTACGGGCAGCATCTCGTTCGCGTATCCGAAGTGGTTCCCGCAGCGGTGAGGCCCTTCGCCGAAGTGAAAGCCGAAGTGCTTGCGCAATGGCGTGACGAGCAGCGGCGCAATTTCGAGCGGCGCTACTTCGCGGAGTTGCTGAAGAAATACGAGATCGTGGCAGAGCCGAGCGCCGAGCCACTTATCAGCAGCTGGGCACAGACAATGGTGGGTGTCCGATGAGGCGACTTTCCGTCATCTGCTGCGCTGCCCTTGTCGTTGGCTGGCTTATGCCCTTGCTCACCGCCGCCGCAGCCTTCGCGCACGAGGTCCGGCCGGCCTATCTCGAATTGCGCGAACAGGCGCCGGGCGAGTTCGCCGTGATGTGGAAGGTACCGATGCGCGGCGAGATGAGGCTGGCCCTCAGGCCCGTATTTTCCGGTGATAGCAAAGCGTCGCTGCCCACAGTCCACATCGTTCCAGGCGCGGCGATCGAGACCTGGGCGTTAAACACCCCTGCCCTACGCGGGCAGATGCTGACGATCGCTGGCCTCGAGGCAACGATGACCGACGTGCTGGCGCACATAGAGTACCTGGATGGCAGCGCATGGACGCAGCGTCTGACCCCAAGCGAGCCGTCGACAACGATTCCGGTAGCCGAGTCCGCCATGAAAGTCGCCGGGGTCTACCTGGTGCTCGGGATCGAGCACATCCTGTTCGGCATTGACCACCTGCTCTTCGTGTTCGCGCTTCTCATGTTGGCACATGGCATTAGGCCGCTGGTGAAGACGATCACCGCCTTCACCATTGCCCATTCCATCACGCTCGCGCTCGCGACACTCGGGCTTGTGCATGTGCCACAGACACCCGTGGAGGCGGTGATCGCGCTTTCCATCGTTTTCGTTGCCGCCGAAATCATACGTCGGGACCAAGGATACCATGGCATAGCGGCGCAGGCGCCGTGGTTCGTCGCCTTCGGTTTCGGTCTGCTGCACGGCTTCGGTTTTGCCGGCGCGCTCAGCGAAACCGGCCTGCCTACGACCCACATTCCGCTTGCGCTTCTTTTCTTCAATCTCGGTGTGGAGATCGGTCAGCTTCTCTTCGTGGCCGCGGTGCTGGCGCTTGCAGCCGTTGCACGTCGTGTCCCCCTGCCGCTTCCAACTTGGGGCCAACGCGTTCCGGCCTATGCGATCGGTTCGGTTGCGATGTTCTGGACGATGCAACGACTGGCGATGTTTTAGCGCGGGATGAGGAAAAGTGTTCGCGGTTTTCCGCCCGCATCCCGCGCTGACTTATTAGAAACGATCACGTTCATGATTTTAGGTCGATCCGACCCAAAATCATCGTGATCTAGAGGAGTCGACGATGCGCCGACACGTATACGTGACCCGTCTATTCCTGCTGTCGCTCGCTACGGCCGCGACGCTGTCGCCCTCTGCTAGCTCTGCCTGCGGCTACCATGACGATGTCACGATGGCGCGGGGGCTGTTGAACTGGGTCTATCCGGACGCGCTGCACGTGCTCGGCTCGATCTCGGCCGCCATCGCCGCGCATCGGTTGCCGCCGCCGGCCCCAGCGGCCGGAGCACCGGATCTGTTCGGCGCAAAATACGGCAAGACGGTGCGATCGCTCGAGCGGCTTGGCCGAGGACTGGGTGCGACCTCGGGCGGGATGCGCGGCCCGTCGGTCGCGGTCGTTCTCATCGAGCCGATGCTGTGGGCGCGCTTTGAGCCGGGCGGTGCCGGGCCGCGCACGCGCGTTCACGTGACAGGCCCCGAACCGGGTGATGTCGTTCTCGTATCCGGCGAGACCGTCATCGGCGAAATTGCGAGCGGACGATTGACGATCGGCAAGGCGCACGAGATTGGCCTCATCCGCCTCTATGGACCAGCGGCGCAACAGGCGCAGTTCCTGCTTGCCTATGAACAGGTCGGACGTCTCCCGCTTCCCGTCACCGCAGTTAAGGCCGCCTCGTCGAAGTCGCCGGTTTTCGCCGCGCCCGCGACGGCAACCGCCAAGGCAAGTAGCCCACCCCAACTCAAGATTTCCGATAACGGCGGCGCGCTCGCCTGCGGTCCGGGACACCATTGAAACAAATCGATGCTCAGGAGGGAAAATCATGACGAAAGCTTTGTTGCAAGGTACGGCGCTTACCAGCCTGGTGATATTCGGTCTCGTGCTGCCCGCATTGGCGCAGGACGCCGGCACGCTCGGCAAGGACGCCGCCGACCGCGCGCACCAGCGCCCGCCGGCTTACTCGCCCTATGTCGGCCGCGACTTTCCGACGCGACCGTTCTTCGGCGACACGCATCTGCACACGTCCTTTTCCATGGACGCCGGCGCCTTTGGTGCGCGTCTCGGACCGATGGACGCCTATCGGTTCGCAAAGGGCGAAGAGGTTGTTTCCTCCACCGGCCAACCGGTGAAGCTCTCCCGCCCGCTCGACTTTCTCGTCGTCGCCGATCACTCCGACAATATGGGCTTCTTCCC includes:
- a CDS encoding HupE/UreJ family protein, which gives rise to MRRLSVICCAALVVGWLMPLLTAAAAFAHEVRPAYLELREQAPGEFAVMWKVPMRGEMRLALRPVFSGDSKASLPTVHIVPGAAIETWALNTPALRGQMLTIAGLEATMTDVLAHIEYLDGSAWTQRLTPSEPSTTIPVAESAMKVAGVYLVLGIEHILFGIDHLLFVFALLMLAHGIRPLVKTITAFTIAHSITLALATLGLVHVPQTPVEAVIALSIVFVAAEIIRRDQGYHGIAAQAPWFVAFGFGLLHGFGFAGALSETGLPTTHIPLALLFFNLGVEIGQLLFVAAVLALAAVARRVPLPLPTWGQRVPAYAIGSVAMFWTMQRLAMF
- a CDS encoding DUF2092 domain-containing protein; translation: MNNSRSNGPPSTARPKRARLASLTFLVALAVSSPALAEGEDAKQILKAMSDYVTSQQHIQLQYDVDIEVITPHLEKLQFASSGDLKLSRPDKLRATRTGGYTDVELVFDGKTATVLGKDSNTFAQLDARGSIDQMIDRLRTEHYIELPGADLLLSNLYDELVAGVIEAKYIGHGVVDGVECEHLAFRNQETDWQLWVERGSAPIPRKYVITSKTLAAAPQYTLRIKAWDAETPLDAKAFTFEPPAGATSVDVTALADIGELPPPAEAMKEQ
- a CDS encoding peptidyl-prolyl cis-trans isomerase — its product is MKLLREPLFHFAIGGLALFAAYAWLNDDTAASDRPEIRISDGHLRWVSETWSSQWRRTPSNDELRGLVAELVKEELLAREARALGLDQDDTVIRRRLAQKLTFLIEDAARIAEPKEDDLRQFYDAHPDMFRQEARVSFDHVFFSGSKRPDAAADARRVLAASDGPDETALIDQGDQWLAAARLEAGKESDIAAQFGPAFARAVVTLPAGEWMGPIESAYGQHLVRVSEVVPAAVRPFAEVKAEVLAQWRDEQRRNFERRYFAELLKKYEIVAEPSAEPLISSWAQTMVGVR
- a CDS encoding integral membrane protein translates to MVQTRSVEIDQAATPPLPESEIRAQLQRIQTSPEFDVPERARRFLSYVVEEAFAGRGDRIKAYSIAVEVFGRDSSFDAQSDPVVRIEAGRIRRALERYYLIAGQSDPIRITMPKGAYVPAFSRNDRGPFPEGNAQGKTEEHSEHRVGRWKPILLAAGILILVFSVLYSFLRTDELADAPMNSADIVRAVPDVPRLIVLPFEDLSRTGSSDIVARGLTDKVIEQISKFKEIVVIAGHPPETSGQTPSSGDAMAARYALSGGVRLDGDKLRLATRLVKRDDGSVLWAESYSESLQVRSLLDLETNVARAVATALAHPYGVIFRADASKAANMPPDDWEAYQCTLAYYGYRADLNPQTHAAVQGCLKRAVERFPGYATAWALLSLTYIDQLRFRYRLDAPSPPPLDLAIGAARRAVELDPQNVRGLQAEMLAFFFRGDVETALKIGSRALATNPNDPELSAEYGIRLALSGEWKRGCALVAEAVGRNPGPLGYFETSLALCSYMQEDYVAAEQWIRAADVQINPLYHFIVAAILGQLEKTEEVARERQWIEANAMGLLKNIRREVAMRIHRPEDQAHFLDGLEKAGLTVR
- a CDS encoding alpha/beta hydrolase, whose protein sequence is MKHRSTVHPSFGHPAGRGFGALAVVVLVTSLLAACASRPTGVLQPVAASPAASQVEMLVATTRDRSENPGEMFSGERALEPAFADITVSVPPTGVRKAGEVAWPRRLPPNPSTDFATVKAEQVDRAAAERWLSNAVRKSPDRSVLVFIHGFNNHFEDAVFRFAQIVHDSGAHSTPVLATWPSRGSLLAYGYDRESTNYTRNAVERLFQYLARDPEVKEVSILAHSMGNWLALESLRQMAIRNDGLPAKFKNVMLAAPDVDVDVFRSQIADMGKQRPRFTLFVSRDDRALAVSRRVWGNVSRLGAIDPEQSPYREELAANNITVIDLTKIQAGDRLHHSKFAESPEIVQLIGTRLSAGQTLTDSRLGLGDHIVAATAGAAHAVGTTAGLVVAAPAAIVDQNTRQNYAHHVEALVGPAGQAAGTTTDAACNGRNEVKAASCTR
- a CDS encoding DUF1254 domain-containing protein; translation: MCITRRDLTAAGLGALAAGSLGTPAMAGEALVADLPEGLDEFALAVEAYIYAYPLVTMEMTRRVITNVAEAKGSRGPMGHLIKLRQYPDAKFRDVTAPNADTLYTTAFFDVGDEPWVVSLPDMKDRYALFPMLDGWTTVFDVPGKRTTGTGAQTFVVTGPGWEGTLPEGVIQYKSPTSIVWLLGRIYCTGTPEDYAEVHTLQDEVKLSPLSAWGKDWTPPKGKVDPAIDMKTAVREQVNNMDAIEYFTLFAELLKRNPPTDADVPMVAKLAELGIVPGQDFDKTKFDPAFVKRVPQLGFARIMMHFKFSDGDVKEIDGWGFTTKTGIYGTNYIQRALVTAIGLGANRPQDAIYPTSLKSDSGVIKRAYNGSEKYVLTFKKGLTPPVSGFWSLTMYDADYFFVDNPLNRYSISAREPLKANPDGSIDLLIQHDSPGADKESNWLPAPKEKFILMMRLYWPNESNPSIIDGSWTIPPVKKVS